Within Montipora foliosa isolate CH-2021 chromosome 3, ASM3666993v2, whole genome shotgun sequence, the genomic segment CTATTCTTGCACTATCAGAGTCATGTCGACAATCGCTACAAAAGGGGTTTACTGAGAACTATGCTTGATCAAGTACGTCGTTTATCTTCATCTTGGACACATTGTTCCGACAAATGTGACCGTTTGAAAACAGTATTCTCACGGTTGAAGTATCTCAAACATCTTGTTAATTCTACCATCAAAAGTTTCGTCGACTCGAAGGTTTACaaccaccctgcgagcagagcctccttttgtccttttctttactgaggaggagaaaagtaggctctgcccgaatcgcgtcaactctttgaagccaccgcagcccgagcttctggactagtcaatcttgttttctctcgtcaaaccggttattCCTGTGCGAGCGTCCCTtcagtgacaaaaccgatgacTATAATtaagcccgctgtaccatgaaaaaccaagatggcgggcagatctggcatattaggcttgggctcgagactgtatcctggcaacatgcagcgcatattcaataaagatcttactcgattcatgcagagcctttctcgagaacgccaaaatcgagcaagcaaaagaaaggctctgcttgcagggtggtTTACAACCAGCAGCAGCCTTTATCACCATCTCAAGAGAGAGACGACGCGATTCGATTGGTTTTACCATTTAAAGATCAAATCTCAGCAGATATTGTGAGGAAACAACTTAAGGATCTGAGCCTAAAAGTACACACCACCATCCAGCCTGTGTTTGTGAGCCGAAAAATTGAACAAGAACTACACGTGAAGGAAACAAAGCCACCAATTGTAAATCAGCAGTTTATTGTTTACggttttcaatgtgacctgtgtgatgcaggttatgtaggttacacacgcggacatttacataATCGACGGATAATCGTGTAAAAGGACATAAACAACAATCCTCCGCCATTGCCAAAAACTATAAGAACATCCACGGGACAATGCCCCAGGGCCTGTTGAAGCGTTTCGAAGTGCTTAAGAAATGcagaaacaaatttgactgcttagcGTACGAAATGCTTTTTGTAAGAGCGTTAAAGCCAAATCTCAACGTGCAATCAGACTCcattcgtgcgaaagtatttttataatctttgtATAATCTTCGCACCCTCTTATGTTAATTCTTCGCGCCAAAACCGCTTTAAATGTTGCAATTTGCATgatcttttttacattttccttGATCATGGAGTCATGAATACCCCGAGACGTCGGATTTCATCGTTCGTTTTTACAGtcttatgttttaagaaatctcttttaataataataataataataataataataataataataataataataataataatagtaataataataataataataatgataataataataataataataataaaggtaaAATCTCTGGTACGAGCCTGAAAGGCCCATCAGGTgtgcgcttatctccggtttctgtaggataaagcgactaggagtatttctactccccacTGGATGGGAAGCTAGTCCAtggcagggttacccccagcattaaattcgctggtacccatttatacaactgggtggagagaggcaccatcaACACAACACTTTGTCGCCGGCCAGGACCcaaaacccggaccactcgatctggagtcAAGCACTCTAATCATGAGGCCACCGCCCCTCCCAATAATAGTAATGGTCTGTATTAAAAGATTCAGACAAACGTGAAAACTTTAGaaatatatgaaaaataaaCTGAATAATCTAAACAATAGTATTCATTCAATagcaataatataataataataataataataataataacgataataatgataataataataataataataataataataataataataataataataatgataataatggcGGCAAGTAGAGAAGCTGTGCTTTGAAGTAGCTCCATAATTCTATTTCATAGCCCTGTCTAAACGAAAGCAAGCTAAGCTCGAAGCGTCTAGGCATATTCTTAAGTACCTCTGAGTACTTTGCATCTTGTTTATCTAACAAGGAGACGACCGAGGGCGGATTTATACGATTAGAAGTTGAAAGTGAAGTACGCTAAACCGACACTATGGCAGATCTTGAAGAGCAATCACTAAACGGGAGGAATGCGAGAGCGAGAAGGATAAGATGGTCGGAACAAATGAACAGCGACCTGTTGGTTTGCCAGCGGCAAGCGCTATTACTCGCAAAATCGGAGAATCCGTCAGTTAAGGATAATGGAAGACGAAAGGGGTATATGGAACTTATGAAAGAACCATGAGATCAAATGGGACGCGAAGATCTGGGGCTCACGAAgcagaatagaccattttacagttgtagctaagttacctggcctaagagtggaagcgaggctgccggtgaccctgctttgatacaaacctttgtgcttttcttatgttaatgtagactaattagaattacaataacacaatttacatgataacaGAAGtaaggtctgtatcaatacaaggtcaccggcagcctcgcagccgtTCAttggctaggtcactgagcaaacaactgtaaaatggcctatttacgAGACCAAGGCGCTCGACTTGAAAAATCCTTAGGCAGCGTAACTAGTGCCATCACTAACGAAATAAAAGCGAAGAGAGGTGGAGATAACTCAAAAGGGGTCTTAAATAACAGATGCCAAATAACAATAAATGCTGATCAAGAAGAACCGGATTTGCATACAACCCTGACCCAATATCAACAGCGTGACAATGGTGACTTTTTCTCACAACCGGATTTGCATACAACCTTAACCCAAGATCAAGAAATGTGTAGCTTGTTAGAGCCAGAAAACAGGATAATGGGAATAATTAGCACCCACCCTGGAGACTATTCCCAACGTGAGATTGACACCAGGACAAAAGAAACACCATCACCAAAAGACTTGGAAGAAATCAACCAAGCGGCTCAGTTATTGATGGAGCGCCACCAGGTAACACCAACGCAGAACCCGTTTGGTTTTCTGTGGTTAGCTAATTGCGTTCTTTACTCAGTGGTTTGCGCGTTTTTGTTGATGAAAGGATGGAAGATCGGGGAAGATCAGAAAACAACTGTTAATCGCGAAAGCGGCAATCGAGAGGTTGAAAGAAAATAGGAAGATcacaaaaaaaagaaggaaaaataggTGTCAGCtccaaaaataatgcaaaaccaTTTCCGTGGCAGGTTTGGTTAGCTACATGGAGAAAAAGAAGTCGGAGCTCCGAAAGTTAAAACGTGGGTTTGacaggaaaaagaaacaagagGTCTCGCGTGTAATTAACCAACAGTTTAACACGGTCCCTGGAAGAGTGTTTGCGAATTTGAGTGAGATGCTGAAGAGGGCCCAGAGAATGAGCGACCAAGATATAAAGATCCTGGAAAACGCGCTCGAGATGATTCGCGAATGTTTGAAAACATATAAGAGGCGAGCGGGTTTTGGAGAAAGTTGTGGGAAGAGAGAGGGACTGGGAATAAGAGCGCGGCCTGGTTGCAGGAAGTGAAGATCGCGATCTACGAGCAAGTACCACCACCAACGACCAGCGAATGAGCTCTTAAAGTAGCGGAAGCGGTCAAATTCCTGTCCAAGAAGCGCGCCATTGCCTGATAAATCACTAACTTTTGGTGGAAATATGCTGGCACCCTGCACAAGGGTGTAGTCGAGAGCTTTAAAGAAGTTTCTAAAAGCCACGAAGATTACCCCGAGTGGTTTTCTGAAGGGAAAACCTCCCTCATTCCGAAAGAAGGCGAGTTCCTGAGTGAAAGTCAAATACCTATTACTTGTCTGGATAACATATATAAGTGGTTTACATCTTGCCTCCTGGCACCCGTGGACCAACACCTTGAACATTATGGCCTGATGGAAGGCCAGCAAAGAGGAGCGAACACAGGGTGTTTTGGTACGATGGATAACTTGCTGATCGATAGAGCAGTAATGCTGGATTGCCAGAGAGGCAAACAGAACTTAAGCATGGCATGGATTGACGTGCGCAAGGCTTACGACTCCGTCGACCATGATTGGCTATGCGCAATGACTGACGTGCACAGGCTTCCCATCTGGCTGGGTAAGGTCATACGCAAATTGTGTGTGAGCTGGAATACTAAAGTAGTAGCTACAACAAGGCAAGGGCGAGAGACTTCCAGAAAAATAAGGTTCA encodes:
- the LOC137997125 gene encoding uncharacterized protein; this translates as MPNIETASNFLDTLNKAHSSVKFTMETECNGMLPFLGIQLLNRSPQIETKVYIKHTNSGLFLHYQSHVDNRYKRGLLRTMLDQVRRLSSSWTHCSDKCDRLKTVFSRLKYLKHLVNSTIKSFVDSKVYNHPQPLSPSQERDDAIRLVLPFKDQISADIVRKQLKDLSLKVHTTIQPVFVSRKIEQELHVKETKPPIVNQQFIVYGFQCDLCDAGYVGYTRGHLHNRRIIV